A genomic region of Cloacibacillus sp. contains the following coding sequences:
- a CDS encoding VIT1/CCC1 family protein, which yields MMNKDVLETIKTMQLNEVTEHVIYAHMARHAGKENAQVLAKISAEEGRHAEIWSRYTGCMPKPNGIKILFYRICGLLFGLTFVINLMETGEEKAQVEYARIAEDVPEALKIYAEEEEHERELIAMVDDERLKYISSMVLGINDALVELTGALAGFTFALGNSTVICMAGFITGSAATLSMAASEYLAKKNDPGEHHPLKAAVYTGIAYMFAVCMLLVPYAFISSPLAALAGCLVNAAIVIMLFTFYVSVVRKEPFTPAFREMICISFGVAALSFLIGWGAQKVLGISM from the coding sequence ATGATGAACAAAGATGTGCTTGAAACGATCAAAACTATGCAGCTGAACGAAGTTACGGAACATGTCATATACGCGCACATGGCGCGTCACGCGGGGAAGGAGAACGCTCAGGTGTTAGCAAAGATCTCCGCGGAGGAGGGAAGGCACGCCGAGATCTGGAGCCGTTACACCGGCTGTATGCCGAAACCCAACGGGATCAAGATCCTCTTTTACCGTATCTGCGGCCTGCTCTTTGGCCTTACCTTCGTAATCAACCTCATGGAGACGGGGGAGGAGAAGGCGCAGGTCGAATACGCGCGGATTGCCGAGGATGTGCCGGAAGCGCTCAAGATATATGCGGAGGAAGAGGAACACGAGCGCGAGCTCATCGCGATGGTCGACGACGAGCGGCTCAAGTATATCAGCTCGATGGTGCTCGGGATCAACGACGCGCTTGTCGAACTGACGGGGGCGCTTGCGGGGTTCACCTTCGCGCTCGGCAACTCCACGGTTATCTGTATGGCAGGTTTCATCACCGGCAGCGCCGCGACGCTGTCGATGGCGGCCTCCGAGTATCTCGCGAAAAAGAACGATCCCGGCGAGCATCATCCGCTGAAGGCCGCCGTCTATACGGGCATCGCCTATATGTTCGCGGTCTGCATGCTGCTTGTGCCCTATGCCTTTATCAGCTCGCCGCTCGCCGCGCTCGCCGGCTGTCTCGTCAACGCGGCCATCGTCATCATGCTCTTTACCTTCTATGTATCGGTGGTGCGCAAAGAGCCGTTTACCCCCGCATTCAGGGAGATGATCTGCATCAGCTTCGGGGTCGCGGCTCTATCGTTCCTGATAGGATGGGGAGCTCAGAAAGTACTGGGTATCTCCATGTAA
- a CDS encoding AAA family ATPase has product MNTKMTSAIEKITLDTATFHGVTVEPTLINFFYGNNGTGKTTIATEIQTNSGLTWQHGKSAADYSVLVYNQAFVAANFQDYDKLKGVFTVGKENITIQNEVAEKSAQRAEQEKLNTDNTTDKERKEASRNALLTSFQDDCWSKSKSLRDTFNSAIAGFKTKAKFAEKALQVTNPVQHDAGELRTLYETAFDPNATTYREFQPTGATTRLKGTRGNELLSKPITSSGDSPFADFIKAINATDWVRQGHEYYAEAAEGVCPYCQRKLPDGFEDDIAACFDGQYQADINDLLQFQEAYASDMRGFLEVLNGNLQTAFPKLDLTEYKAKLALLEKTIEVNIQRIADKLKEPSTVVTLENVKTLRDEINALIDRFNQQIQANNAIVGSKRQKQTECTTKVWELIAFTLQNEVSAYKTKRKAVDDEITALMKLITDGGKASRALEQDIADLNKKIVSTLPTITSINILLRDSGFQGFSLREKRGHQNVYEVVRHNGQVAEGLSEGERNFIAFLYFYHLVRGGHADTEVTKDKIVVIDDPVSSMDSSVLFIVSTLVREMVGVCFNNVEYREHELEVQGDYIKQIFILTHNVYFHREITYNQTSRYRCVSFFVVNKASNQSSVRLCIRQSQKVPTEQENFNPVQNSYAALWSEYRKVDTAIPILNVVRRILEYYFMQLCGYDGVNIRKRVLDDHRDKFIELVDGGQPDYTKYHLASAMLSYISANSVGFSDGLNYVDDCADISLYKTVFKLIFEALEQEQHYKMMMGEEEETAQSV; this is encoded by the coding sequence ATGAATACTAAAATGACCTCCGCAATTGAAAAAATCACACTTGACACCGCGACCTTCCACGGCGTCACGGTTGAGCCTACGCTAATAAACTTCTTCTATGGAAACAACGGCACGGGCAAGACTACAATAGCGACCGAAATCCAAACCAACAGCGGTCTTACTTGGCAACATGGCAAGTCGGCTGCCGACTACAGCGTCTTGGTTTACAATCAGGCGTTTGTCGCCGCCAACTTTCAGGACTACGACAAGCTAAAAGGCGTGTTCACCGTTGGCAAGGAAAACATCACGATTCAAAATGAGGTAGCGGAAAAGAGCGCCCAAAGAGCCGAGCAGGAAAAATTGAATACGGACAACACTACGGACAAAGAACGCAAAGAGGCGTCTCGCAATGCTCTGCTCACCTCGTTCCAAGATGACTGTTGGAGCAAGAGCAAATCGCTTCGAGATACTTTTAACTCTGCTATCGCCGGGTTTAAGACAAAGGCTAAATTTGCAGAAAAAGCCCTTCAGGTTACAAACCCGGTACAACACGATGCCGGGGAGTTGCGAACCCTGTATGAGACGGCATTTGACCCGAATGCCACTACATATCGTGAGTTTCAGCCCACCGGCGCGACCACGAGATTAAAGGGAACGCGCGGCAACGAACTACTCAGCAAGCCTATCACGAGCAGCGGTGATTCACCTTTTGCGGACTTCATCAAAGCGATTAACGCTACCGACTGGGTGCGCCAAGGGCATGAATACTACGCCGAAGCCGCCGAAGGCGTATGCCCTTATTGCCAGCGCAAACTGCCCGACGGTTTCGAAGATGACATAGCCGCTTGTTTTGACGGGCAGTACCAAGCCGACATTAATGACCTGCTTCAGTTTCAGGAAGCCTATGCAAGCGATATGCGCGGTTTCCTTGAGGTGCTTAACGGAAACCTCCAGACCGCTTTCCCGAAACTCGACCTGACAGAGTACAAAGCTAAACTCGCGCTCTTGGAGAAAACGATAGAAGTCAACATCCAGCGGATTGCGGACAAGCTGAAAGAGCCGTCAACGGTCGTAACACTTGAAAACGTGAAGACGCTGCGTGATGAGATAAATGCCTTGATTGACAGGTTTAATCAGCAAATCCAAGCCAACAATGCCATCGTCGGCTCGAAGCGGCAAAAGCAAACCGAATGCACCACGAAAGTCTGGGAGCTCATTGCTTTTACGCTGCAGAACGAGGTTTCAGCTTACAAGACCAAACGAAAAGCAGTTGACGACGAGATAACCGCCTTGATGAAGCTAATCACCGACGGAGGCAAAGCGTCGCGGGCGTTGGAACAGGATATCGCCGACCTCAATAAAAAAATCGTCAGCACCCTCCCGACCATCACGAGCATTAATATCTTGCTGCGCGATTCGGGCTTTCAGGGCTTTTCCCTGCGTGAAAAACGAGGGCATCAGAATGTTTATGAAGTGGTTCGCCACAATGGGCAAGTGGCTGAGGGGTTGAGTGAGGGCGAGCGGAATTTCATAGCCTTTCTGTACTTCTACCACCTCGTGCGCGGCGGTCACGCCGATACGGAAGTGACCAAGGACAAAATCGTGGTCATCGACGACCCGGTGTCCAGTATGGACAGCAGCGTCCTCTTTATCGTCAGCACCCTTGTGAGGGAGATGGTCGGGGTCTGCTTCAATAACGTCGAGTACCGCGAACACGAACTTGAGGTGCAGGGCGACTACATCAAGCAGATATTCATCCTAACGCACAACGTCTACTTTCATCGGGAGATAACCTACAACCAGACGAGCCGCTACCGCTGCGTGTCGTTCTTTGTGGTCAACAAGGCGAGCAACCAGTCCTCGGTCAGACTCTGCATTCGGCAAAGCCAGAAAGTGCCGACCGAGCAGGAGAACTTCAACCCCGTCCAGAATTCCTACGCCGCCCTCTGGAGCGAATACCGCAAGGTAGATACGGCGATTCCCATTCTGAACGTCGTCCGGCGCATTCTGGAATACTACTTCATGCAGCTTTGCGGGTACGACGGCGTGAACATCCGCAAGCGTGTTCTGGACGACCATAGGGATAAGTTCATCGAGCTGGTGGATGGCGGGCAGCCAGATTACACGAAATACCACCTCGCCTCGGCGATGCTGTCCTATATCAGCGCCAACTCCGTAGGCTTCTCGGACGGCTTGAACTACGTCGACGACTGTGCCGATATCAGCCTATACAAGACGGTCTTCAAGCTGATATTCGAGGCTCTGGAGCAGGAGCAGCACTACAAGATGATGATGGGCGAGGAAGAAGAAACCGCCCAATCAGTGTAA
- a CDS encoding TIR domain-containing protein, translating to MANRTGTYVAFDGLGMTDPTKSDFRYYATIKAWCANSNIEFNITNSHEKTYAVRDTSSKATLYSRIQERLRASKNMLVILTSDTRYTGSVLSYEIEQAIDNYKLPLIIAYPGYTSILDVDSHKDVWPKALAERIGKAGTEAIHIAFNKDCILAAVKQFSVNGEHLRR from the coding sequence ATGGCAAACAGAACTGGAACGTACGTCGCTTTTGACGGCTTAGGCATGACTGACCCCACGAAGTCGGATTTTAGGTACTACGCAACCATCAAAGCGTGGTGCGCAAATAGCAACATCGAGTTCAACATCACGAACAGCCACGAGAAGACTTATGCTGTGAGGGATACAAGTTCAAAGGCTACGCTTTATTCGCGGATTCAAGAGAGGCTGCGGGCATCGAAGAATATGTTGGTTATTCTCACCAGTGACACGCGCTACACGGGGAGCGTACTCTCGTATGAAATTGAGCAGGCAATAGACAACTACAAGTTGCCGCTCATTATTGCGTATCCTGGATACACGTCTATCCTGGACGTCGATTCTCATAAGGACGTGTGGCCGAAGGCACTAGCAGAGCGTATCGGTAAGGCAGGAACAGAGGCGATACATATCGCATTCAACAAGGACTGCATTTTAGCCGCCGTTAAGCAGTTCTCGGTAAACGGAGAGCATTTGAGGCGGTAA
- a CDS encoding DUF2130 domain-containing protein gives MNTTIICPHCKKPFEISDAIQHQIKDELLRAKTEQSETLRKEYDAAAETKLRQAVQAALTEANQAAQLQLDRERQAAKLELDKARQSTELETERLRREAAASKESEKQLREQLKGLLEELSKANKAREDAELAARKELLEKEKGIRAEAAQKASEDFNTKIREQEETINRLREQLTTAKQVAEQGSQQLQGEILELDIEEALRSGFPFDTVDEVKKGERGSDIRQVVNEQFYMNCGLILWECKNAKIYQASWLGKLKDELAAEKAQIGVIVFNPTDGGGDDFKQLADNIWLVKPRYVIMLATLLREAIVKVFAANRAAEGKDVKVELIYNYLTGGEFSNRIRYILESYDEMAKQLDTEKKQAQKRWAAQEKILQKVTSSLYGMSGDLQGIAGREIIALPALGDGDDTKAVKPRGIAPPKQIGADEDEY, from the coding sequence ATGAACACTACGATTATCTGCCCGCATTGCAAGAAGCCGTTTGAAATATCGGATGCCATACAGCACCAGATTAAGGACGAGCTGCTTCGGGCAAAAACCGAACAGTCGGAAACGCTCCGCAAGGAGTACGACGCAGCCGCCGAAACGAAACTTCGGCAAGCGGTTCAAGCCGCTTTGACAGAGGCAAATCAGGCGGCACAGCTTCAGCTTGACCGCGAGCGGCAAGCCGCCAAACTTGAACTGGATAAAGCCCGCCAGTCTACCGAACTGGAAACCGAGCGTCTGCGCCGCGAAGCCGCCGCGTCAAAGGAAAGCGAGAAGCAGCTCCGAGAGCAGTTAAAGGGACTCCTCGAAGAACTCTCCAAGGCAAACAAGGCGCGCGAGGATGCCGAACTCGCCGCCCGAAAAGAACTGCTCGAAAAGGAAAAGGGCATACGAGCAGAAGCCGCTCAAAAAGCCTCCGAGGATTTCAACACCAAAATCCGTGAGCAGGAGGAAACCATCAACCGTCTGCGCGAGCAGCTAACCACGGCAAAACAGGTCGCAGAGCAAGGGTCGCAGCAATTGCAGGGCGAAATCCTCGAACTGGATATCGAAGAGGCACTCCGCAGCGGGTTCCCGTTCGATACTGTCGATGAAGTCAAAAAGGGCGAGCGCGGTTCCGACATTCGGCAGGTGGTCAACGAGCAGTTTTACATGAACTGCGGTCTTATCCTTTGGGAATGTAAGAACGCCAAGATCTATCAGGCAAGTTGGCTTGGCAAACTGAAAGACGAACTAGCGGCGGAGAAAGCCCAAATCGGCGTGATAGTGTTCAATCCAACCGACGGAGGCGGCGACGACTTCAAGCAGCTTGCGGATAACATCTGGCTTGTGAAACCGCGCTATGTGATTATGCTTGCAACACTTTTGCGTGAGGCTATCGTCAAGGTCTTTGCTGCCAATCGAGCCGCCGAAGGTAAAGACGTAAAGGTCGAGTTGATATACAACTATTTAACCGGCGGCGAATTCAGCAACCGCATCAGGTACATTCTTGAGTCTTATGACGAGATGGCAAAGCAACTCGACACCGAAAAGAAACAAGCCCAGAAACGCTGGGCGGCGCAGGAAAAAATCCTGCAGAAGGTAACCAGCAGCCTCTACGGAATGAGCGGCGACCTCCAAGGCATAGCGGGCAGGGAGATAATCGCGCTGCCAGCCCTCGGAGATGGCGACGACACAAAGGCGGTGAAGCCACGCGGCATTGCCCCACCAAAGCAAATAGGAGCCGACGAAGATGAATACTAA
- a CDS encoding macro domain-containing protein: MKVPFFDKRILHQFYRVLSAISVLTSIVFLFVDIDARYKLGIGIAVLALLVALYIGMWIFANKRRVITLKINTSEVEVKFGDIFEEQADLKAIGFNEYFDTQVDNNIISATSLHGQYIEKFYKDKVSELDSMISADTHLPDAYIGENSGRIQEKKGKYKLGTICVANDYLLTALSRFDENNKAYLEINDYINCLLNFWNEVDRVYAGRTVALPILGSGITRFKGYESITDQELLELIIWTFKVSRIKFTYPSKAKIVVYEKKSERINLLRLKDLET, translated from the coding sequence ATGAAAGTGCCGTTTTTTGACAAGAGAATTTTGCATCAGTTCTATAGAGTGCTGAGTGCGATAAGTGTTTTGACATCAATAGTATTTCTTTTCGTTGACATTGATGCGAGATACAAACTGGGTATTGGCATTGCAGTTCTGGCTTTGCTTGTCGCCCTCTATATTGGCATGTGGATTTTCGCGAATAAACGACGAGTCATTACTCTGAAAATCAACACATCAGAAGTAGAGGTGAAATTTGGCGATATTTTTGAAGAGCAGGCAGACCTTAAAGCCATCGGCTTCAATGAGTATTTTGATACGCAAGTTGATAACAACATCATTTCAGCGACTTCCTTGCATGGGCAATACATTGAGAAGTTTTACAAGGATAAGGTTAGCGAGCTGGATTCCATGATTTCAGCCGACACCCATCTGCCCGACGCATATATTGGCGAGAATAGCGGTCGAATCCAAGAAAAAAAAGGAAAATACAAACTCGGTACTATCTGTGTTGCAAATGACTACTTGCTCACGGCTCTGAGCCGTTTCGATGAGAATAATAAAGCCTATCTTGAAATAAACGACTACATCAATTGCCTTCTAAATTTTTGGAACGAAGTTGACAGGGTCTATGCAGGGAGAACAGTTGCCTTGCCCATATTAGGCTCTGGTATCACTCGTTTTAAAGGGTATGAAAGTATCACCGACCAAGAATTGCTCGAACTCATTATTTGGACTTTTAAGGTTAGCCGTATCAAGTTCACTTATCCATCCAAAGCAAAAATAGTTGTGTACGAAAAGAAAAGCGAACGCATTAACCTGTTGCGGCTGAAAGATTTGGAAACATGA
- a CDS encoding PDDEXK nuclease domain-containing protein — protein MDEKHLSKPENRQLSSAEFDSRVYESIRAALADARTKVVVAVNSAMVGVYWEIGRQIAEAVGERAEYGRSLLAYLSERLTAEFGKGFTERNLRAMRQFYETFPIRHTLRAELSWSHYRLLMRVDEPSRREFYLNESADSCWTSRQLERQINSFFYERLLATQKESRPEIAGEIFKLEPKTDADYILKDPYILEFLDLKENAKYSESELEQGLIDKLQEFLLELGKGFSFVSRQKRITTEHGEHYYIDLVFYNYILKCFVVIDLKAGKLTYQDVGQIDFYVRLFDEKIKQTDDNPTIGIVLVTDRDESIVKYSVLAENENLFASKYRLYLPSEGELRAELQRERELVERQIEESHGGDTE, from the coding sequence ATGGATGAGAAGCATTTGAGCAAGCCAGAAAACCGACAGTTGTCCTCCGCCGAATTTGACTCGCGAGTTTATGAATCTATCCGTGCCGCCCTCGCGGACGCGCGGACAAAAGTCGTCGTCGCCGTCAATTCGGCGATGGTCGGCGTGTACTGGGAAATCGGGCGTCAAATCGCCGAAGCGGTCGGCGAGCGTGCCGAATACGGGCGCAGTTTGCTTGCGTATCTTTCGGAGCGGCTGACCGCCGAATTTGGCAAAGGCTTTACAGAACGCAATTTGCGCGCGATGCGTCAATTTTACGAGACATTTCCAATTCGGCACACGCTGCGTGCCGAATTGAGCTGGTCGCATTATCGCTTGCTGATGCGCGTCGACGAGCCGAGTCGCCGCGAGTTTTACCTTAATGAAAGCGCGGACTCCTGTTGGACTTCGCGTCAGTTGGAACGCCAGATTAACTCATTCTTCTACGAGCGTCTGCTTGCCACGCAAAAAGAGAGCCGACCCGAAATCGCGGGCGAGATTTTCAAACTCGAACCGAAAACGGATGCGGATTATATCCTGAAAGACCCGTACATTCTGGAGTTTCTCGACCTGAAAGAAAACGCCAAATACAGCGAGAGCGAACTGGAACAAGGCCTGATTGACAAGTTGCAGGAGTTCCTTCTCGAACTTGGCAAAGGCTTCTCGTTCGTGTCGCGCCAGAAGCGGATAACCACGGAACACGGCGAGCATTATTACATCGACCTTGTCTTTTACAATTACATTTTGAAGTGCTTTGTCGTTATCGACCTCAAGGCAGGCAAGTTGACTTATCAGGACGTGGGGCAGATAGATTTCTATGTCCGCCTGTTTGACGAAAAGATAAAGCAAACCGACGATAACCCGACCATCGGAATCGTCCTTGTGACCGACCGTGACGAGAGCATCGTCAAATACTCCGTCCTCGCCGAAAATGAAAACCTTTTCGCCTCAAAATACAGGCTCTATCTGCCGTCAGAAGGAGAACTCCGTGCCGAACTGCAACGGGAGCGTGAACTTGTAGAGCGACAGATTGAAGAATCGCACGGAGGTGACACCGAATGA
- a CDS encoding DEAD/DEAH box helicase family protein — MKFQFKIQPFQTEAAESVVRVFAGQPNVGASKYRRDIGSEKRLSDTERTERRGYLPLTYSALSEEERRAVEEEYETAYRNVGVELTKEELLKNIRSVQTANNIKYSNDLAAGLGAVSLDVEMETGTGKTYVYIKTMFELHKAYGWSKFIVVVPSIAIREGVKKSFEMLEDHFMQLYGLKARHFVYNSGNLHQLDEFSQNSGINVMIINTQAFNTTMNEDKNVEGRSGNEAARIIYTKRDEFGSRRPIDVIKANRPIIILDEPQKMGGAATQNALKKNFNPLFSLNYSATHKTSHNLVYVLDALDTFKKKLVKKIEVKGFELKNLGGTNRYMYLDAVVIDRKKPPRARLEFEVSRAAGSPKRETHLLEVGDSLYTASKGLEEYRGISIADIDPIRATVTFSNGDTLTAGEASGNVNEDDIRRIQIRETINSHFDKEEKLFEQGIKCLSLFFIDEVAKYRQYSEDGEELLGEYGRIFEEEYNAALNERLTLFPTAYRAYLRGIETAETHRGYFSIDKKGRAVNSTVKRGSDESDDISAYDLILKKKEVLLSFEEPTRFIFSHSALREGWDNPNVFQICTLKHSDNATAKRQEVGRGLRLCVNQNGERQDLEVCGESLVQSVNMLTVVASESYAGFVADLQSEIKSDLYERPTKASVEYFNGRTVYLTDDNPHTLTVAEATAVYNYLVRNDYVDDDGGVTDTYRAAAETGSFAPMKPEIAPLAENVHKFVQAIFDPTILKDMAGNGHETKVKDNPLNENWAAFKDLWERINKRYAYTVEFSGDELIKNSVAAINAELKVARLSYTLTKGAQEGTDFNVEHTETKRLERASGGLATYDIIGKIADGTSLTRRTVTAILEGIGKDKLWLFRENPEEFITKVIGIINKQKAAVVVEHITYAPSAEEPYSQDIFNMSRASDEYARAFKAKHAIQDYVFTDGSATDSIERRFAEDLDVADEVIVYAKLPRGPRGFYIPTPVGNYSPDWAISFKKGAVKHIFFIAETKGTMDSLELRPIEQAKISCAKKLFNEISTTGVKYHDVDSYQSLLTVMETL, encoded by the coding sequence ATGAAATTTCAGTTTAAGATACAGCCATTTCAGACGGAAGCCGCCGAGAGCGTCGTGCGGGTATTCGCAGGGCAGCCGAATGTCGGCGCGTCCAAGTACCGCCGCGACATCGGCAGCGAGAAGCGCCTGAGCGATACCGAAAGAACGGAACGCCGGGGCTATCTCCCGCTTACTTATTCCGCGCTTTCTGAGGAAGAGAGACGTGCGGTCGAAGAAGAATATGAAACCGCCTACCGCAACGTCGGGGTGGAACTTACCAAAGAAGAACTGCTGAAAAACATCCGCTCCGTCCAGACGGCTAACAACATCAAATATTCCAACGACCTTGCCGCAGGGCTTGGCGCGGTGTCGCTTGACGTGGAGATGGAAACCGGCACGGGCAAGACCTATGTCTACATCAAGACCATGTTTGAACTCCACAAGGCTTACGGCTGGAGCAAGTTCATCGTGGTCGTGCCGTCCATCGCCATCCGTGAGGGCGTGAAAAAGTCCTTTGAAATGCTCGAAGACCATTTCATGCAGCTTTACGGGCTGAAAGCAAGGCACTTTGTCTATAACTCCGGCAACCTGCACCAATTGGACGAGTTTTCGCAGAACAGCGGAATCAACGTCATGATAATCAACACGCAAGCGTTCAACACCACGATGAATGAGGACAAGAACGTCGAGGGCAGGAGCGGCAACGAAGCGGCGCGTATTATCTACACCAAGCGCGACGAGTTTGGCTCCCGCCGACCGATTGACGTCATCAAGGCGAACCGCCCGATTATCATTCTGGACGAGCCGCAGAAGATGGGCGGTGCGGCGACGCAGAACGCTCTCAAGAAGAACTTCAACCCGCTGTTCTCCCTGAATTATTCGGCGACCCATAAGACGAGCCACAACCTCGTCTATGTCCTCGACGCTCTCGACACTTTTAAGAAGAAGCTGGTCAAGAAGATTGAGGTAAAGGGCTTTGAACTCAAAAACCTCGGCGGCACAAACCGCTATATGTACCTTGACGCCGTCGTCATTGACCGCAAGAAGCCGCCCCGCGCCCGTTTGGAGTTTGAGGTGAGCCGCGCGGCTGGCTCGCCAAAGCGTGAAACGCACCTGCTCGAAGTGGGCGACAGCCTCTACACCGCCTCCAAAGGCTTGGAGGAGTATCGGGGCATTTCCATTGCCGACATCGACCCCATTCGGGCAACGGTCACATTCAGCAATGGCGACACGCTCACGGCGGGCGAAGCCAGCGGCAATGTGAACGAGGACGATATCCGCCGCATCCAAATCCGCGAGACCATCAACTCCCACTTTGACAAAGAGGAGAAGCTGTTCGAGCAGGGCATCAAGTGCCTGTCGCTGTTCTTCATCGACGAGGTGGCAAAGTACCGTCAATACAGTGAGGACGGCGAGGAACTCCTCGGCGAGTATGGGCGAATCTTCGAAGAGGAATACAATGCCGCCCTAAACGAACGGCTCACGCTGTTCCCGACGGCGTACCGAGCCTATCTGCGCGGTATCGAAACTGCCGAGACCCACAGGGGCTATTTCTCCATAGACAAAAAAGGCCGCGCTGTAAACAGCACGGTGAAGCGCGGCTCAGATGAGTCGGACGACATTTCAGCATACGACCTCATTCTCAAGAAGAAGGAAGTCTTGCTTTCTTTTGAAGAACCTACGCGATTTATCTTCTCCCACTCCGCTCTGCGCGAGGGTTGGGACAACCCGAACGTGTTTCAGATTTGCACCCTGAAGCACTCGGACAACGCCACCGCAAAACGGCAGGAAGTCGGCCGCGGCTTGCGCCTCTGCGTCAACCAGAACGGTGAGCGGCAGGACTTAGAGGTCTGCGGCGAGTCGCTTGTGCAGAGCGTCAATATGCTGACCGTCGTTGCGAGCGAAAGCTACGCAGGCTTTGTCGCCGACTTGCAAAGTGAGATTAAGTCCGACCTCTACGAGCGTCCCACCAAGGCGAGCGTGGAATACTTCAACGGCAGGACGGTTTATCTGACCGACGACAATCCGCATACGCTTACGGTCGCGGAAGCTACGGCGGTTTACAACTACCTCGTCCGTAACGACTACGTGGATGACGACGGCGGCGTGACGGACACCTACAGAGCCGCCGCCGAAACGGGCAGCTTCGCCCCCATGAAGCCGGAAATCGCTCCGCTTGCCGAAAACGTCCACAAATTCGTGCAGGCCATATTTGACCCGACCATCCTCAAGGATATGGCGGGCAATGGCCACGAAACCAAGGTCAAGGACAACCCGCTGAACGAGAACTGGGCGGCGTTCAAAGACCTCTGGGAGCGCATCAACAAACGCTATGCGTACACCGTGGAATTTTCCGGTGACGAACTGATAAAGAACTCTGTTGCCGCTATAAACGCAGAGCTTAAGGTCGCCCGACTTTCCTACACCCTCACAAAGGGGGCGCAGGAAGGCACGGACTTCAATGTGGAGCATACCGAAACAAAGAGGCTTGAACGAGCGAGCGGAGGGCTTGCCACCTACGATATTATCGGCAAAATCGCCGATGGTACAAGCCTCACTCGCCGAACGGTCACCGCCATCCTTGAAGGCATCGGCAAGGATAAACTCTGGCTGTTCCGCGAGAATCCTGAAGAGTTCATCACCAAGGTAATCGGCATCATCAACAAGCAGAAAGCCGCTGTGGTCGTGGAGCATATCACCTATGCCCCAAGCGCCGAGGAGCCGTATTCGCAGGACATTTTCAACATGAGCCGCGCCTCAGATGAATACGCGAGGGCGTTTAAGGCGAAACACGCCATTCAGGACTATGTCTTTACGGACGGTTCGGCGACCGACAGCATTGAACGGCGTTTTGCCGAGGACTTGGATGTTGCGGATGAAGTAATCGTCTATGCAAAGCTGCCGAGAGGTCCGCGCGGCTTCTATATTCCAACACCTGTGGGTAACTACTCCCCGGACTGGGCGATTTCGTTTAAGAAAGGTGCGGTGAAACACATCTTCTTCATCGCCGAGACCAAAGGCACGATGGACAGCCTTGAACTGCGGCCGATTGAGCAGGCAAAAATATCCTGCGCCAAGAAGCTGTTCAACGAGATAAGCACGACCGGGGTAAAGTACCACGACGTGGACAGCTACCAGAGCCTGCTGACGGTGATGGAAACGCTGTAA
- a CDS encoding TIR domain-containing protein, translating to MAYRNKTYIAFDGDTDMFYYRTLQMWKSNDNIDFDFYDAHDLSTAKDTSLTESIKNQLRVRFDNSKVFMILVGDNTKWNRKFIPWEIEQALNRDLPIIVVYINGSRQKDDSKCPTSLRDALAVHIPFKASIMQYAFEHCPASHDTYKTKGDTGAYYYKDERYKSLGL from the coding sequence ATGGCTTACAGAAACAAGACTTATATCGCCTTTGATGGTGATACAGATATGTTCTACTATCGGACTTTGCAGATGTGGAAGTCAAATGACAATATCGACTTCGATTTTTACGATGCCCACGACTTGAGTACGGCAAAGGACACAAGCCTTACCGAATCTATAAAGAACCAACTTCGGGTTAGGTTTGACAATTCAAAAGTGTTTATGATTCTTGTGGGCGATAACACCAAGTGGAATAGAAAATTCATTCCTTGGGAGATTGAGCAGGCATTGAATCGTGATTTACCAATTATCGTTGTTTACATCAACGGTTCGCGGCAGAAAGACGACAGCAAATGCCCTACATCCCTGAGAGATGCGTTGGCAGTGCATATTCCTTTCAAGGCCAGCATTATGCAGTACGCTTTTGAACATTGTCCTGCTTCGCATGATACCTATAAAACAAAGGGTGATACAGGAGCGTACTATTATAAGGATGAACGCTATAAAAGCCTTGGGTTGTGA